The following proteins come from a genomic window of Flavobacterium crocinum:
- a CDS encoding glutaminyl-peptide cyclotransferase, translating into MKKYNFLAVILLGIAFVGCGDTKKSENSLFTIDDSAFPAHFTQKDPVTIGILNPKSKEIDSVAYFINDQRVGGTKGAGEFRFELIDQKLGYQYLKATVYFGGDSSDATKRIEVVSDVEPKLLNYKVVNTFAHDSLAFTEGLEFHDGRLFESTGQKEDSYFREVDYKTGKVIKQVDLPKEYFGEGITFFNGKLYQLSWQEKTGFIYDAKTFKLEKTFKYDKDIEGWGMTHDDKYIYHSDGTEKIWKMDPSNQKLIDYVNVYSGTSKIKALNELELIDGKFYANVWQKDAIAVVDPKSGAVEGIINLSGLRKFVKSKNAEVLNGIAYNPATKTIFVTGKYWDKIFEITVSE; encoded by the coding sequence ATGAAAAAATATAACTTCCTAGCTGTCATTTTATTAGGAATCGCATTTGTTGGATGTGGAGATACAAAAAAAAGTGAAAATTCTTTATTTACTATCGATGATTCTGCATTTCCGGCACATTTTACACAAAAAGATCCTGTTACAATCGGAATTTTAAATCCAAAATCGAAAGAAATCGACAGTGTTGCCTACTTCATAAATGACCAAAGAGTTGGAGGTACAAAAGGCGCCGGAGAATTTAGATTTGAACTAATCGATCAAAAATTAGGTTATCAATACCTAAAAGCGACAGTATATTTTGGCGGAGATTCTTCTGATGCTACTAAAAGAATTGAAGTCGTTTCTGATGTTGAACCAAAACTTTTGAACTATAAGGTTGTAAATACTTTTGCACATGATTCTTTAGCTTTTACTGAAGGTTTGGAATTTCATGATGGAAGACTTTTTGAAAGTACAGGACAAAAAGAAGATTCATACTTTAGAGAAGTAGATTATAAAACCGGAAAAGTAATTAAACAAGTAGATCTTCCTAAAGAATATTTTGGAGAAGGAATCACTTTTTTCAATGGAAAACTATATCAGCTTTCATGGCAGGAAAAAACAGGTTTTATCTATGATGCTAAAACTTTTAAACTGGAAAAAACATTCAAATACGATAAAGATATTGAAGGTTGGGGAATGACACACGACGACAAATATATTTATCACTCTGATGGAACGGAGAAAATCTGGAAAATGGATCCTTCTAATCAAAAACTTATCGATTACGTAAACGTATATTCTGGTACTTCAAAAATTAAAGCATTAAACGAATTAGAATTAATCGATGGGAAATTCTATGCTAATGTTTGGCAAAAAGATGCTATTGCCGTTGTAGATCCAAAATCCGGCGCTGTTGAAGGAATCATCAATTTATCTGGTCTTCGTAAATTTGTAAAAAGTAAAAATGCCGAGGTATTAAACGGAATTGCATACAATCCTGCTACTAAAACTATTTTTGTTACCGGAAAATACTGGGATAAAATATTCGAAATAACAGTTTCAGAATAA
- a CDS encoding SDR family oxidoreductase: MNKVVLITGGSSGIGKSIGEFLHQKGFVVYGTSRNPEKVLNSVFPLVALDVRNAASIQTAVSKIIETSGRLDIVINNAGVGITGPLEEIPTEEIRNNFETNFFGPIEVMKAALPQMRKQNSGLIINITSIAGYMGLPYRSVYSASKGALELITEALRMEVKSFGVEITNVAPGDFATNIAAGRYHAPVIKDSAYEKVYGDILATMNDHVDAGSNPNEMAEAVYKIIQTKKPNVHYKVGAFMQKFSIVLKRALPDKVYEKMLMNHYKL, translated from the coding sequence ATGAATAAAGTCGTTTTAATTACCGGAGGATCATCCGGAATTGGAAAATCTATTGGTGAATTTTTACATCAAAAAGGTTTCGTAGTGTACGGAACGAGTAGAAATCCGGAGAAAGTATTGAATTCTGTTTTTCCTTTGGTTGCCTTGGATGTTCGAAATGCAGCATCTATTCAGACAGCGGTTTCTAAAATTATTGAAACTTCTGGCAGATTGGATATTGTAATCAATAATGCGGGAGTTGGGATTACCGGACCTTTAGAAGAAATTCCGACGGAAGAAATAAGAAATAATTTTGAGACTAATTTTTTTGGACCCATTGAAGTTATGAAAGCTGCGCTGCCACAAATGCGCAAACAAAATTCTGGACTTATTATTAATATTACTTCTATTGCCGGATATATGGGGCTTCCTTACAGAAGCGTTTATTCTGCATCAAAAGGAGCTTTGGAGTTGATTACTGAGGCTTTAAGAATGGAAGTTAAGTCTTTTGGTGTTGAAATTACTAATGTTGCTCCCGGCGATTTTGCTACTAATATTGCCGCGGGACGTTATCATGCACCTGTGATTAAAGATTCGGCTTATGAAAAAGTTTACGGAGATATATTGGCTACGATGAACGATCATGTTGATGCAGGAAGTAATCCAAATGAAATGGCCGAAGCGGTTTATAAAATTATTCAAACTAAAAAGCCTAACGTACATTATAAAGTCGGAGCTTTTATGCAAAAGTTTTCGATTGTTTTAAAACGTGCGCTTCCGGATAAAGTTTACGAAAAGATGTTAATGAATCATTATAAATTATAA
- the fsa gene encoding fructose-6-phosphate aldolase has protein sequence MKFFIDTANLAQIKEAQALGVLDGVTTNPSLMAKEGITGKNNILKHYVDICNLVEGDVSAEVNALDFEGMVKEGEELAELHDQIVVKLPMTKEGVMAAKYFSDKGIKTNVTLVFSVGQAILAAKAGATYVSPFVGRLDDVSTDGLNLIQEIREVYDNYGYETQILAASVRHTMHIVNCAKIGADVMTGPLSAIYGLLKHPLTDIGLAQFVADFEKGNK, from the coding sequence ATGAAATTTTTTATTGACACAGCTAATTTAGCTCAAATTAAAGAAGCACAAGCTTTAGGTGTTTTGGATGGTGTAACAACTAACCCGTCTTTGATGGCAAAAGAAGGAATCACTGGTAAAAACAACATTTTAAAGCATTATGTTGATATCTGCAATCTTGTAGAAGGTGATGTAAGTGCTGAAGTGAATGCGCTTGACTTTGAAGGAATGGTAAAAGAAGGTGAAGAGTTAGCTGAATTACATGACCAAATCGTTGTAAAACTTCCAATGACTAAGGAAGGTGTTATGGCGGCAAAATATTTTTCTGATAAAGGAATCAAAACTAACGTAACTCTTGTTTTCTCTGTAGGACAAGCGATTTTGGCTGCTAAAGCAGGAGCTACTTATGTTTCTCCTTTCGTAGGTCGTTTGGATGATGTTTCTACTGACGGATTGAACTTGATTCAGGAAATTAGAGAAGTTTATGATAACTATGGTTATGAAACTCAAATTTTAGCTGCTTCTGTGCGTCACACAATGCATATTGTAAACTGTGCTAAAATTGGTGCAGATGTTATGACAGGACCGCTTTCTGCAATTTACGGATTGTTGAAACACCCATTGACTGATATTGGTTTAGCTCAGTTCGTAGCTGATTTCGAAAAGGGAAACAAGTAA